The proteins below come from a single Chitinophaga pinensis DSM 2588 genomic window:
- a CDS encoding phage tail tube protein, whose amino-acid sequence MYVNGSDFKFYILRDGIPIAICHSTDCVIETSTEELETTGPNNGRWASYIPGINSYTISAPGLTVYQDDMNVIDLRDFQDAGTIIEWRAGIDPTGGLQYRGYMFITSLSESSPAAEILRYEMSARGTGPLQVVKNPLVRTVYLSDIYGVRLAGCPNPYPVTVLWYDGSVIGLANNPDEVVTQFNEYPFNQYYQLSSPDNSCNFTMTIAWNAPETPEWVPAEQGGLTGLWVGAGDGGISPTDDGNELLTPFEVGP is encoded by the coding sequence ATGTATGTAAATGGTAGTGACTTCAAGTTTTATATCCTCCGTGATGGCATACCGATCGCGATATGTCATTCTACCGACTGCGTCATAGAGACGTCTACGGAAGAACTGGAGACTACTGGCCCGAATAATGGCCGTTGGGCGTCATATATCCCAGGAATCAACTCTTACACCATCAGCGCGCCAGGCCTTACTGTGTATCAGGACGATATGAATGTAATCGATCTGCGGGATTTTCAAGATGCTGGGACCATTATAGAGTGGAGAGCTGGGATAGACCCCACAGGAGGATTGCAGTACAGAGGGTACATGTTTATCACAAGCTTGTCTGAGTCCAGTCCAGCCGCAGAGATTCTGAGATACGAAATGTCAGCAAGGGGAACTGGTCCGCTCCAGGTGGTTAAAAATCCACTGGTTCGTACTGTTTACCTGTCGGATATATACGGCGTTCGCTTGGCAGGCTGTCCGAATCCATATCCGGTGACAGTATTGTGGTACGACGGCAGTGTGATTGGGCTGGCAAACAATCCCGATGAAGTAGTGACACAGTTCAACGAATATCCATTCAATCAATATTATCAATTGAGCAGCCCAGATAACAGCTGCAATTTCACAATGACAATAGCCTGGAATGCTCCAGAGACTCCAGAGTGGGTTCCTGCAGAACAAGGCGGATTAACAGGATTATGGGTAGGAGCCGGTGATGGCGGTATCAGCCCGACAGATGATGGGAATGAATTATTGACGCCATTTGAAGTAGGACCATGA
- a CDS encoding SGNH/GDSL hydrolase family protein, which translates to MRDIVQVIVGGVIRVPASGGAVSIGGEAPAISVYAEGDNQVISVGAAPYYLTGKIGVIGDSQGTGQYQSPGAGIVDLLETAFPNAEFTNYCVVNYNSRRLMPDGNNAYVDTAHNITKALSDGNKVIIVCDTSNDSDSTNPAGGLVPLSEWQDNLLTMQEAALGSGARILFISTFPRAQLSSGGQQQQKDMAEFQLRTFPNNLVYAYTALGNPANSNQLRPQYNYGDNIHLNDPGAAALAQLIIAKMTEMFVTEPGKRISIPIQKADTANGPWSDTAIITDTTDNNLIVSQDNKFYRGRIKYAGGYVSPWSATVQGLSGNTPAPDPELQVAGFRFSLSNTDTISGFLNVTGGGLDPNNYSRVWTHPSGVTLTHLVTDGTTATQKWGAQFVPGNAGNDSGETTNDGGGILPAAGAQVGAFFNNGATTPGYQFILKGIPGASYEVDVYGSLNSGFGLDADPMVVSFTGKTPIEFNAVGSTSRKATFTGITADGTGVIGSYSVAPKAGQSQFGMNNALVVRQVEIS; encoded by the coding sequence ATGAGAGACATTGTACAGGTTATAGTAGGAGGGGTCATTCGCGTTCCGGCTTCCGGTGGTGCTGTATCAATTGGTGGAGAGGCGCCAGCTATCAGCGTCTATGCTGAAGGAGATAACCAGGTTATCAGCGTCGGAGCGGCGCCGTATTACCTTACAGGGAAGATAGGAGTGATCGGTGACAGCCAGGGAACAGGCCAGTACCAATCCCCCGGGGCAGGAATTGTCGATCTACTGGAGACTGCATTTCCAAACGCTGAGTTTACCAACTATTGTGTTGTGAACTACAACAGCCGCCGGCTGATGCCAGACGGGAATAATGCCTATGTAGACACAGCGCATAATATCACCAAGGCCCTGAGCGACGGGAACAAGGTAATTATAGTTTGTGATACCAGTAACGACAGTGACAGCACGAACCCCGCCGGCGGCTTGGTTCCTCTGTCTGAGTGGCAAGACAATTTGCTCACCATGCAGGAGGCGGCATTGGGCTCAGGGGCCAGGATACTATTTATATCCACCTTCCCAAGAGCGCAACTATCCTCCGGTGGCCAGCAGCAGCAGAAAGATATGGCGGAGTTCCAGCTGCGCACATTCCCCAACAACCTGGTATACGCCTATACTGCGCTGGGTAATCCGGCGAACAGTAACCAGCTGCGCCCGCAGTATAACTACGGGGATAATATTCACCTGAACGATCCAGGTGCAGCTGCTTTGGCCCAGTTGATAATAGCGAAGATGACGGAGATGTTCGTTACCGAACCAGGAAAGCGAATCTCCATTCCAATACAAAAGGCAGATACCGCAAACGGCCCATGGTCTGACACAGCAATAATCACAGACACAACTGACAACAACCTGATTGTTTCGCAGGATAATAAGTTCTACCGGGGCCGCATAAAATATGCTGGCGGTTACGTCTCTCCCTGGTCCGCGACCGTTCAAGGGCTTTCCGGAAATACGCCGGCCCCTGATCCTGAGCTGCAGGTGGCTGGTTTCCGGTTCTCGCTGAGCAATACCGATACTATTTCAGGGTTTTTGAATGTAACCGGTGGAGGTTTGGACCCTAACAATTACAGCCGGGTATGGACGCATCCGAGTGGTGTCACACTTACTCACTTGGTAACAGACGGAACCACAGCTACTCAAAAGTGGGGTGCTCAATTCGTTCCAGGGAATGCTGGAAATGATTCAGGTGAAACCACAAACGACGGAGGCGGGATACTTCCGGCAGCTGGTGCACAAGTTGGAGCATTTTTTAATAATGGCGCCACAACACCCGGGTATCAATTTATCTTAAAGGGAATACCTGGTGCAAGTTATGAGGTAGATGTTTATGGTTCGTTGAATTCTGGATTTGGATTAGATGCGGACCCCATGGTAGTTTCCTTCACCGGGAAAACTCCTATAGAGTTCAATGCCGTTGGATCTACCAGTAGAAAGGCAACATTTACTGGTATCACAGCAGACGGTACCGGTGTGATCGGATCTTATTCTGTTGCGCCCAAGGCTGGGCAGTCGCAATTTGGAATGAATAACGCACTCGTCGTAAGACAAGTGGAGATCTCATAA
- a CDS encoding phage tail protein, translating into MRPDVDKVDLYSIRELSPAEPLTPDEDWLVALCNPNTGVSYKAGLELLGYIISNMIGSGIVLPERVYRIGELLPSGVTVGTYMDTDGLEKGYINDPYLDGKVYSVNRRGIELMVKGLEWDNDQPSRQVRLLRTDANGEGDVFNDGEIITLQFQPQISPIISAPDAIGRFVSGVYPVAGNTFLTASSHRKHITIQSAGTITLSSSYPENVICSISQNTLTDAQSTINAPLGQVIGFNGTGVQGVWLGRNERISLIRSGVSWYIVDDNIGYYRVGQIVAGRLRGPNQLIAQGQTVLRSDYPRLLDYLNRLNAAYPGVVLNAASWGSAKTYWGWGDGVNTLQVPDLRGYFPRWLDLGANIDADRVASSLQNKPGSAQSDEFKSHTHTWRAETSNDSLGGTGWVTSSSGNGGAGTNTLHAANDATGGSETRPKNIGELPLIYV; encoded by the coding sequence ATGAGGCCAGATGTAGATAAGGTCGATCTCTATAGTATACGGGAGCTATCCCCCGCTGAGCCGCTAACGCCTGATGAAGATTGGCTTGTAGCGCTGTGTAATCCGAATACCGGAGTATCATATAAGGCAGGGCTGGAATTGTTGGGTTATATCATATCCAATATGATTGGTAGCGGCATAGTCCTACCTGAAAGAGTATACCGTATTGGAGAATTACTTCCATCCGGAGTTACAGTGGGTACCTACATGGATACAGATGGTTTGGAGAAAGGATACATAAACGATCCATATTTGGATGGTAAAGTGTATAGCGTCAATAGACGTGGTATCGAGTTGATGGTTAAGGGCTTGGAGTGGGACAATGACCAACCATCAAGACAGGTGCGTCTGTTGCGTACAGATGCTAATGGTGAAGGAGATGTATTCAATGATGGAGAGATAATCACTCTCCAGTTTCAGCCTCAGATCAGTCCTATTATATCGGCGCCGGATGCTATCGGAAGGTTTGTTTCTGGCGTGTATCCCGTTGCTGGGAATACCTTTCTAACAGCATCCAGTCACAGGAAACATATCACGATACAAAGTGCTGGCACTATAACATTGAGCAGTAGTTATCCTGAAAATGTCATCTGCTCTATATCTCAGAATACCTTGACTGATGCACAGTCTACTATTAACGCGCCACTTGGCCAGGTCATAGGATTTAATGGTACTGGTGTACAGGGTGTTTGGCTTGGCAGGAATGAGCGTATAAGCTTGATCAGGTCGGGAGTATCGTGGTATATCGTGGATGATAATATCGGGTATTATAGAGTAGGACAAATAGTCGCTGGTAGGCTCAGAGGGCCGAATCAGCTGATTGCCCAAGGGCAAACAGTATTGCGATCCGACTATCCAAGGTTACTTGATTACCTAAACAGGCTAAACGCAGCCTATCCTGGAGTTGTTCTTAATGCTGCCAGCTGGGGATCAGCGAAGACCTACTGGGGATGGGGAGACGGGGTAAACACACTACAAGTGCCCGACCTGCGTGGGTACTTTCCAAGATGGCTCGATCTCGGGGCCAACATAGATGCAGACAGAGTTGCTTCCTCTCTTCAAAATAAACCCGGTTCTGCACAATCAGATGAATTTAAATCACATACCCACACATGGAGAGCTGAGACGAGTAATGATAGTCTTGGCGGTACAGGTTGGGTGACAAGTTCAAGCGGCAATGGTGGTGCAGGCACGAATACCCTACATGCAGCGAACGATGCAACCGGAGGATCAGAAACAAGACCTAAAAACATAGGCGAACTGCCTTTAATATATGTATAA
- a CDS encoding NosD domain-containing protein, with product MKLVSPGGGVPNTLVQGFDPNIGTYLGWQKATTKIDGTSIVDADATGKMFLKDTTTGEYYRRGIERSISVLMFGADPFGVSDSTQAFRDAANVSNLTGEVWVPNGNYKITGTINLPFDGIRFICDTNAIIKPVGTFNVFTCSSNYCEFMVNIDGTATKPTGGTAAYVASIVLFGTNRCWIHDCRITNFQGGGISLLQRSSTIGCTYNVVENNYIENCVGKDGSGSLQDMSHIRIGYAGDGYFHVGNKILRNTLLGNHNMEIGIGAICHGYDNLFEGNTIKDFDAYGIAAYEASYGDGTVPLLYRCGIAFNHISGIGVLSGTTAKGMGIYMQKCHYSSIVGNCLDNTMLGSNLSGSLSEAAIGLGQSIGTTVTSNVLMRNNRHGIRAVACFNGNISGNTIDTTGGFGIYITDCSDFSVTDNNIYKATATGINGLFRSTLDSDVAANGLMADYAGRPTGTGLVITGNTIEKSQNANPAISLTGTAAGLQGGINRNYNPIDGLIIADNTIRVSTTGINLALTINSNVSRNITRHFATNATGIIIGSTCDNVILTQNDIKPDSSIASMAQGIVYSGTNPIFGQNIIGATSGLRISYNGINILASKFVGYSTAAPGAGTWATGDHIVNTNPSIVGTDPDRQYFIEGWTYIASSWRECRFYPTLRVTDRAVRSVSANTTLTLDDEYVEVDATSGNVTITQPAALSGKRFIIKKIDSTLNTVTVINSGGLTFDQNGTSRSMNIGRGMLHSEFNGTYWSILMLSTPSGALSPRLATYTNANGVQVVDQGCASFSTGNTNRTYQLLAANLWTNKFALVKKTDSGTGTVQTLPASGENIDGANGKTIRGQGGYLLLYSDGTNVMVVSISSIGEQYSGVSTNSTDLLSTSFLDANFPTANFGDEVWFTSLADAPSNIGWAKKNSGYWITKTDYVKTS from the coding sequence ATGAAATTAGTATCGCCAGGAGGAGGAGTTCCAAACACGTTAGTGCAGGGTTTTGACCCCAATATCGGCACCTATCTTGGTTGGCAGAAGGCTACAACTAAGATAGACGGGACATCCATTGTGGACGCAGATGCAACTGGTAAGATGTTCCTTAAGGATACTACAACTGGTGAGTATTACCGTCGTGGGATCGAGCGTTCAATATCCGTATTGATGTTTGGCGCAGATCCTTTCGGGGTAAGTGATTCGACCCAGGCATTCCGTGACGCTGCAAACGTGAGTAACCTTACTGGTGAGGTGTGGGTGCCTAATGGCAACTATAAGATCACTGGAACAATCAATCTCCCTTTCGATGGGATACGGTTCATTTGTGACACCAACGCCATCATTAAACCGGTCGGCACCTTTAATGTATTTACCTGCTCGTCAAACTACTGTGAGTTCATGGTGAATATAGACGGAACGGCGACTAAACCAACCGGAGGCACTGCTGCATACGTCGCTTCGATAGTATTATTTGGCACAAACAGATGTTGGATACATGACTGCCGCATAACCAACTTCCAGGGTGGCGGTATATCCCTGCTTCAGCGGAGTTCCACTATTGGCTGTACCTATAACGTGGTTGAAAACAACTACATTGAGAATTGCGTAGGCAAGGACGGGAGTGGATCACTGCAGGATATGTCCCATATCCGCATCGGCTATGCTGGAGATGGCTATTTCCACGTTGGCAATAAGATATTGCGCAACACCCTGTTGGGTAATCACAACATGGAAATCGGCATCGGTGCTATATGTCATGGATATGATAACCTGTTTGAGGGGAATACGATCAAAGATTTTGATGCCTACGGGATTGCTGCTTACGAAGCATCTTATGGCGATGGTACTGTTCCATTGCTTTATCGTTGTGGTATTGCTTTCAATCATATATCCGGTATTGGCGTTCTGTCAGGCACGACAGCAAAAGGGATGGGGATCTACATGCAGAAATGCCACTATTCTTCCATAGTAGGTAACTGCCTGGATAATACTATGTTGGGATCGAACCTGTCTGGGTCATTGTCAGAGGCTGCAATCGGATTGGGTCAGTCTATAGGAACAACGGTAACCAGTAATGTACTAATGAGAAATAACAGGCACGGCATACGTGCGGTCGCTTGTTTTAATGGGAATATCAGTGGGAATACCATAGACACTACCGGAGGATTCGGTATTTATATAACTGACTGTTCGGATTTTTCTGTGACAGATAATAACATTTATAAGGCTACCGCCACCGGTATAAATGGACTTTTCCGTAGTACATTGGATAGCGATGTTGCGGCAAATGGTTTGATGGCAGATTACGCTGGCCGTCCTACAGGTACGGGCCTGGTGATAACCGGAAACACTATTGAGAAGTCACAGAACGCGAACCCTGCCATAAGCCTCACTGGAACCGCTGCCGGTCTCCAAGGTGGCATAAACAGGAATTATAACCCGATTGATGGCCTGATCATAGCAGATAACACAATACGGGTGTCTACTACGGGCATCAACCTGGCATTGACTATAAACAGTAATGTTAGTCGTAATATAACAAGACACTTTGCCACAAATGCTACCGGTATAATTATCGGTTCTACTTGCGACAATGTAATACTAACACAGAACGACATCAAGCCAGATAGTTCCATCGCCAGTATGGCTCAGGGGATCGTTTACTCCGGGACCAACCCTATTTTTGGCCAGAACATCATCGGGGCTACCAGTGGGTTGCGAATTTCTTACAATGGTATAAACATCCTGGCATCTAAGTTTGTCGGATACAGCACGGCCGCACCTGGCGCAGGAACGTGGGCAACTGGTGACCATATTGTCAATACGAATCCTTCAATAGTCGGAACTGACCCTGATCGGCAATATTTCATAGAAGGCTGGACTTACATAGCTAGTTCTTGGAGAGAATGCCGCTTTTACCCAACTCTTAGAGTAACCGATAGGGCCGTAAGATCGGTTTCCGCTAATACGACACTGACCCTTGACGACGAGTACGTTGAGGTAGATGCCACGTCTGGTAATGTGACTATCACTCAACCGGCCGCTCTATCAGGGAAGCGATTTATCATCAAGAAAATAGACAGCACGCTGAACACAGTAACTGTCATCAATTCTGGTGGCCTAACATTCGACCAGAATGGTACCAGCCGGTCTATGAATATAGGTCGGGGGATGCTTCATAGTGAATTCAACGGCACATATTGGTCAATATTAATGCTCAGCACTCCATCTGGCGCATTATCCCCAAGACTTGCTACATACACAAATGCAAATGGTGTGCAAGTTGTTGACCAGGGGTGTGCTTCATTTTCTACTGGAAACACTAACAGAACATACCAATTGCTTGCCGCAAATCTGTGGACGAATAAATTTGCTTTAGTAAAAAAGACTGATTCTGGTACTGGCACAGTACAGACACTGCCGGCGTCCGGCGAGAATATAGACGGTGCTAATGGAAAGACGATTCGGGGACAAGGTGGATACCTCTTATTATACTCTGATGGAACCAATGTAATGGTAGTATCCATATCAAGTATAGGGGAACAGTATTCAGGAGTATCTACAAATTCAACTGATCTGCTTTCAACATCATTCCTTGATGCGAACTTCCCAACAGCCAATTTCGGGGACGAAGTATGGTTTACCAGTCTTGCAGACGCCCCTTCAAATATAGGATGGGCAAAGAAAAACTCAGGTTATTGGATTACAAAAACAGACTATGTTAAGACTTCTTAA
- a CDS encoding DUF4157 domain-containing protein, whose product MTQTYHSEREQSSTRANAANMSSQGIQRKAVEARLKSEPVQQQSLPEEEMPAQLAAIEEVLPAQMAAIEDELPAQMAAMDEEELPVQAKSAVQLKANQTGMPDQLKSGVESLSGIDMSDVKVHYNSSQPAQLNAHAYAQGTDIHVAPGQEQHLPHEAWHVVQQKQGRVQATTQLKESVPVNDDVALETEADVMGQKSLQQG is encoded by the coding sequence ATGACACAAACTTATCATAGCGAGCGCGAACAATCATCTACCCGCGCTAATGCCGCTAACATGTCTTCACAAGGTATCCAGCGTAAAGCAGTGGAAGCCCGTCTGAAGAGCGAACCTGTGCAGCAACAGTCACTTCCGGAAGAAGAAATGCCTGCCCAACTGGCGGCAATAGAAGAGGTATTACCGGCCCAGATGGCTGCTATTGAGGATGAATTGCCGGCGCAGATGGCCGCCATGGATGAAGAAGAATTACCGGTTCAGGCTAAATCAGCCGTTCAGCTGAAAGCCAATCAGACGGGTATGCCCGACCAGCTCAAGTCGGGTGTAGAAAGTCTGTCTGGTATAGATATGTCAGACGTGAAAGTGCACTATAACTCCTCCCAGCCCGCACAGCTGAATGCCCATGCATATGCACAGGGGACGGATATTCACGTAGCCCCCGGACAGGAACAGCACCTGCCCCATGAAGCCTGGCATGTTGTACAACAGAAACAAGGCAGGGTACAGGCCACTACCCAGTTAAAGGAAAGCGTGCCTGTCAATGATGATGTTGCGCTCGAAACAGAAGCCGACGTCATGGGACAGAAAAGCCTTCAACAGGGTTAA
- a CDS encoding PepSY-like domain-containing protein, whose protein sequence is MKHLIFIFLLGTGIATYAQKSDQPVNVPAAVTKSFQQQFPAATGVKWKLKDNQYKAEFHKHDVWYDASGKLVKQKEDIKDADLPAAVKQAVQQQFAGYTIHDVDKHTAGSAVTYKVELQKKPEERKVTFSPDGKVLENVLDKKDKKDKKEGKK, encoded by the coding sequence ATGAAACATCTCATTTTCATTTTCTTATTGGGAACCGGTATCGCCACTTATGCGCAGAAAAGCGATCAACCGGTCAATGTACCTGCCGCCGTTACCAAAAGTTTTCAGCAGCAGTTTCCCGCTGCAACAGGTGTTAAATGGAAGTTGAAAGATAACCAGTACAAAGCCGAGTTTCACAAACATGACGTTTGGTACGACGCCAGCGGTAAACTGGTAAAACAGAAGGAAGACATCAAAGACGCAGATCTGCCTGCTGCCGTTAAACAGGCCGTTCAGCAGCAATTTGCCGGATATACTATCCATGACGTTGACAAACACACTGCCGGCAGCGCTGTTACCTATAAGGTAGAACTGCAGAAGAAACCGGAAGAAAGAAAGGTAACTTTCAGCCCTGATGGTAAAGTACTGGAAAACGTACTGGATAAGAAAGATAAGAAAGACAAAAAAGAAGGGAAGAAGTAA
- a CDS encoding alpha/beta hydrolase-fold protein: protein MKKLIWLLIALPVLAFGQMKQIKYDAPAGTGVRIDQWGHVLSASVFLPKNYDSQATWPTILWFHGAGEASRTSSYNTLLNNGLPRYINSGLEIPFIVIAIQDQWSTPSPSVIDYTLQNQFFSQYNIDKNRIYTTGLSYGGGGSLAMAIAHPEYVSAVVSASPAALQPAEVANITTLAKNKIPVWFWAGTVDKSGPFLENAKDYMSKILATGGQAWLTTEPVGHGPWDNLYKSKTLLNGQDVYTFFSKYSKGITAPEPPKDTPVVKKPLFTYTVKVYNDGSYDIIKN from the coding sequence ATGAAAAAATTAATCTGGCTGCTTATAGCCTTACCCGTTCTGGCATTCGGCCAGATGAAGCAGATTAAGTATGATGCGCCGGCAGGTACTGGTGTCAGGATAGACCAGTGGGGGCATGTGCTCAGCGCCTCTGTATTCTTACCAAAGAATTACGACAGTCAGGCTACCTGGCCTACAATTCTATGGTTTCATGGCGCCGGTGAGGCGTCACGTACATCATCTTATAATACGCTGCTGAACAATGGCCTGCCGAGGTACATCAATTCCGGCCTTGAGATCCCGTTCATTGTGATCGCTATTCAGGATCAATGGAGCACTCCCTCTCCATCAGTCATAGACTATACGCTACAAAATCAGTTCTTCTCTCAGTATAATATAGATAAGAATAGGATATATACAACCGGTCTCTCGTATGGCGGTGGCGGATCGCTTGCGATGGCCATTGCACATCCTGAATACGTTTCTGCTGTGGTCAGCGCTTCGCCGGCTGCGCTCCAGCCTGCAGAGGTGGCGAATATCACTACATTGGCAAAAAACAAAATACCTGTTTGGTTCTGGGCTGGCACGGTAGATAAATCAGGCCCTTTCCTGGAGAATGCGAAGGATTACATGTCAAAGATACTGGCGACCGGAGGCCAGGCATGGCTGACTACGGAACCGGTAGGACATGGCCCTTGGGACAACCTTTATAAGTCAAAAACCCTGCTCAATGGCCAGGACGTGTATACATTCTTCAGCAAGTACAGTAAGGGTATTACAGCCCCCGAACCGCCAAAAGATACACCGGTCGTTAAGAAACCGTTGTTCACCTATACAGTGAAAGTCTATAACGACGGATCATATGATATCATTAAAAACTAA
- a CDS encoding glycosyl hydrolase family 18 protein has translation MFLLIFSFTGTKIYANDVHTYRYDTTQPKTINLPAFQKDTTGKVKLLQKIVSALQFRRNARAREQQRVITIIRTVMADSMVATSADIKKLNAELSLQQNQHFDSLRALIDKIMSRPEPTPAPDDPAEEVIDTPVAPVSEADVTALINKIIPILQQKEAEERNSAAQQQRLQKVRELYGRDPDKIDTLPVNDSIGKTYTLQLGHKAAVIGIHPYWMSDKFLHYNYTTISEANYYGYTTAVNATRIPDSLQFFNLANNRTFTFYETDASRIEALLKDESSQLHCVDSLLLLLRQYQAEGVNVWLAALNGKQRTAFTHFIGLLHNNLNIANPQYRLTVTVPPFDEAAAYDLRALNSFTTHFLVDFTKAGGTAAGPLSPMKGDARRAIEPVISRLLNQQIPPAKFILLLSYYGTEWKKGADGRDLFTRYVSYSDIKKRFPSDTSVNYDEDAVAALIREKDAPGTVTSEIWFDDASTLDVKYDFILNMGLGGVAVWPLGADDGYGELWDVLTDKFVSIDTTFLATVPLVPQTEPTLSWWGRLVKKLRHEAHVLKLMFTDPCQLDIENRHGHNDDTFFVWLTVFLLITTLLIGFLYAYNLRMKGTSWKWRKMMLRILVGSVFVTAFFAIAAGFLNRDVPFGITPNMSAGARCVTIPMLDALLIFAAGICLGMLIMRLLIRPLLTHEDKP, from the coding sequence TTGTTCCTTCTTATCTTTTCATTTACCGGGACGAAAATATACGCCAATGATGTACATACCTACAGGTATGATACCACGCAACCAAAGACAATCAATCTGCCGGCCTTCCAGAAAGACACCACAGGAAAGGTAAAACTGCTGCAGAAAATTGTTTCCGCGTTACAGTTCAGGCGAAATGCCCGGGCGCGTGAGCAACAACGTGTGATCACCATCATCAGAACGGTGATGGCCGATTCCATGGTCGCCACCTCCGCAGATATCAAAAAACTGAATGCTGAGTTATCACTACAGCAGAACCAGCATTTTGATTCACTGCGTGCACTGATAGATAAGATCATGTCGCGGCCCGAACCAACACCTGCTCCAGACGATCCGGCAGAAGAAGTAATCGATACGCCCGTTGCGCCCGTTTCTGAAGCAGATGTCACAGCGCTCATTAACAAGATCATTCCCATCCTGCAACAGAAAGAAGCAGAAGAAAGGAACAGCGCCGCCCAGCAGCAAAGATTACAGAAGGTCCGCGAACTATACGGCCGCGACCCCGATAAGATAGATACGTTGCCCGTCAATGACTCTATCGGCAAGACGTATACCTTACAATTAGGACATAAAGCGGCGGTTATCGGCATCCATCCTTATTGGATGAGCGATAAGTTTCTGCATTACAATTATACGACGATCAGTGAGGCAAACTATTACGGTTATACGACTGCTGTAAACGCAACCCGCATACCGGATTCACTACAGTTCTTCAACCTGGCGAATAACCGCACCTTCACTTTTTATGAAACCGATGCCTCCCGTATAGAAGCATTGCTAAAGGATGAAAGTTCACAATTACACTGTGTAGACTCCCTCCTGCTTTTATTAAGGCAATACCAGGCGGAAGGTGTGAATGTATGGCTGGCTGCATTGAATGGAAAACAAAGAACGGCCTTTACCCATTTTATCGGTCTGCTGCATAACAACCTGAACATTGCCAATCCACAATACCGTTTAACGGTTACAGTGCCGCCGTTTGACGAAGCAGCGGCTTACGACCTGCGGGCATTGAACAGCTTTACCACACATTTCCTGGTCGACTTTACAAAGGCCGGCGGAACAGCTGCCGGACCTCTGTCTCCCATGAAAGGAGATGCCCGGAGAGCGATTGAACCAGTGATTTCCCGCCTGCTAAATCAACAGATTCCGCCTGCTAAATTCATCCTGCTCTTATCTTATTATGGTACCGAATGGAAGAAAGGCGCTGATGGCAGAGACCTGTTCACCCGCTATGTTTCTTACAGCGATATCAAAAAACGATTCCCTTCCGATACCTCGGTGAATTATGACGAAGATGCGGTAGCAGCATTGATCAGGGAGAAAGATGCACCGGGTACGGTGACGTCGGAGATCTGGTTTGACGATGCCAGTACGCTTGACGTGAAATATGACTTTATCCTGAATATGGGTCTTGGCGGCGTGGCAGTATGGCCACTGGGTGCAGATGATGGTTATGGAGAATTATGGGATGTACTGACAGACAAGTTTGTAAGCATCGATACCACTTTCCTGGCAACGGTCCCGCTGGTTCCTCAGACGGAACCTACCTTGTCCTGGTGGGGCAGACTGGTAAAAAAGCTACGCCATGAGGCACATGTCCTGAAGCTGATGTTTACGGATCCCTGTCAGCTGGATATTGAAAACAGGCACGGACATAACGACGATACCTTCTTTGTATGGCTTACAGTATTCCTGCTGATCACTACACTGCTGATCGGGTTCCTGTATGCATATAATCTAAGAATGAAGGGAACTAGCTGGAAATGGAGAAAAATGATGCTCCGTATACTGGTTGGGTCTGTATTTGTAACGGCATTCTTTGCTATTGCGGCAGGATTTCTGAACAGGGACGTTCCATTTGGTATTACGCCGAACATGAGTGCCGGGGCCAGATGCGTCACCATCCCTATGCTGGATGCATTACTGATCTTTGCCGCAGGTATATGCCTTGGTATGCTGATTATGAGACTACTGATACGTCCTTTACTGACACACGAGGATAAGCCTTAA